The Hypanus sabinus isolate sHypSab1 chromosome 1, sHypSab1.hap1, whole genome shotgun sequence genome contains a region encoding:
- the LOC132405161 gene encoding NADH-quinone oxidoreductase subunit I 2-like, translating to MEVTTPVKLIVGGTGPGRPSPSPHCRGPVPRSQQASGPPVSRKDRLPDFVPRLLTYIARQAPGRRARLRPPTPTAPAAVPLAQLPGARTGAAAAAAPARSRTSARSRRRQCAAAAAPGAPTPPVRPGADPPLPSAAGWGRAWRREIMAWPVSECQACDSAQFLNNLRSRQESWLQVQVLARPEPHPRPRLMLRLSGICSGPRIDPLSCRCPRT from the exons ATGGAAGTGACAACACCAGTGA AGCTCATTGTTGGCGGTACGGGCCCAGGCCGCCCTTCTCCCAGCCCCCACTGTCGGGGCCCGGTCCCCCGCTCTCAGCAGGCCAGCGGGCCACCAGTGTCCCGGAAGGACCGGCTCCCAGACTTCGTTCCCCGGCTGCTCACTTACATCGCCCGGCAGGCCCCCGGTCGCAGGGCCCGGCTCAGGCCGCCGACTCCCACTGCTCCTGCGGCCGTACCGCTTGCTCAGCTCCCCGGGGCCCGAACCGGGGCCGCCGCCGCCGCTGCACCTGCGCGTTCCCGAACGTCCGCGCGCTCCCGCCGCCGCCAGTGCGCAGCCGCGGCGGCGCCCGGAGCACCAACCCCGCCCGTCCGGCCCGGCGCGGACCCGCCTCTTCCGTCCGCCGCGGGCTGGGGACGCGCCTGGCGTCGGGAAATAATGGCGTGGCCGGTATCCGAGTGCCAGGCTTGTGACAGTGCCCAGTTTCTGAACAATCTCAGATCCAGGCAAGAATCGTGGCTCCAGGTACAAGTCCTGGCCAGGCCCGAGCCGCACCCTCGCCCCCGGCTAATGCTTAGGCTTTCCGGCATTTGCTCAG